The following coding sequences lie in one Miscanthus floridulus cultivar M001 chromosome 9, ASM1932011v1, whole genome shotgun sequence genomic window:
- the LOC136481767 gene encoding 2-alkenal reductase (NADP(+)-dependent)-like encodes MASISGDEKTDAVVQNKKVALRRYITGLPTEEDMEIIVDTISLRVPAGQTAVLVKNLYLSCDPWMRDRMSKHDDGDPTMLAPDFVIGEAMVNFGVGKVIDSAHPDFTAGDLVWGLSGWEEYTLITQTEYLNKINHSELPLSYYTGVLGMPGLTAYSCFFELGKPKKGDFVFVSAASGAVGQVVGQLAKIAGCYVVGSAGSDEKISLLKTKFGYDDAFNYKSETELGTALKRCLPDGIDIYFDSVGGATLDAALLHMRHGGRIVVCGMVSQYGLEEPYGVRNLYCIIGKTIRMEGFNVNGYFHLYPRLEEEMAGYIKHGKVTIVEDVVEGINGAPAALIGLFSGKNVGKQLVAIARA; translated from the exons ATGGCGAGCATCAGCGGCGACGAGAAGACGGATGCGGTGGTGCAGAACAAGAAGGTGGCGCTAAGGAGGTACATCACCGGGCTCCCCACCGAAGAGGACATGGAGATCATCGTGGACACTATCAGTCTGCGCGTGCCGGCGGGGCAGACCGCCGTGCTGGTCAAGAACCTCTACCTGTCCTGCGACCCCTGGATGCGTGACCGCATGAGCAAGCACGATGACGGTGACCCCACCATGCTCGCCCCGGACTTTGTCATTGGAGAG GCCATGGTCAATTTCGGTGTGGGCAAGGTGATCGACTCAGCGCACCCAGACTTCACcgccggcgacctcgtctggGGGTTGAGTGGATGGGAGGAATACACACTCATCACCCAGACGGAATACCTGAACAAGATCAATCACAGCGAGCTGCCGCTCTCCTACTACACGGGGGTTCTTG GCATGCCCGGGCTCACTGCATATTCCTGCTTTTTCGAGCTTGGGAAGCCGAAGAAGGGCGACTTCGTGTTCGTCTCAGCGGCGTCAGGCGCCGTCGGGCAGGTCGTCGGGCAGCTTGCCAAGATCGCCGGTTGCTACGTGGTTGGCAGCGCCGGCTCCGACGAGAAGATCAGTCTCCTCAAGACCAAGTTCGGCTACGACGACGCGTTCAACTACAAGTCCGAGACCGAGCTCGGCACCGCGCTCAAGCGGTGCCTTCCTGATGGCATCGACATCTACTTCGACAGCGTGGGCGGCGCGACGCTGGACGCCGCTCTGCTGCACATGCGCCACGGCGGCAGGATCGTCGTCTGTGGCATGGTCTCGCAGTACGGTTTGGAGGAGCCGTACGGCGTGCGCAACCTGTACTGCATCATCGGCAAGACCATCCGGATGGAGGGTTTCAACGTTAATGGCTACTTCCATCTGTACCCGAGGCTTGAGGAGGAGATGGCTGGCTACATCAAGCACGGAAAGGTCACCATCGTGGAGGACGTCGTCGAGGGCATTAACGGCGCACCGGCAGCTCTAATCGGGTTGTTCTCTGGCAAAAATGTAGGGAAGCAGTTGGTTGCGATTGCAAGGGCATGA